From one Bordetella genomosp. 9 genomic stretch:
- a CDS encoding M20 aminoacylase family protein, which yields MKLLEPIVAWQAELAAIRRDLHAHPELCFEEFRTADVVAGKLEEWGIPVHRGLGGTGVVGTIRGNGPGTRAIGLRADMDALPMQEINTFEHASRHPGKMHACGHDGHTAMLLGAARYLAQHRDFDGTIYVIFQPAEEHGGGAKRMIDDGLFREFPMEAVFGMHNWPGMAQGAFGLTDGPIMASSNDFRITITGKGSHAGMPHLGIDPVMTAVQLAQSLQTIITRNRNPLDAAVLSITQIHAGSADNVVPTQAVMRGTVRTFTVESLDLIEERMREIAVHTCAALACEVDFDFQRHYPPTINHRAEAAVCAQVMRDLVGADNVNDHVQPSMGAEDFAFMLQEIPGCYVWIGNGWGDHRVAGHGMGPCMLHNGSYDFNDELLGLGATYWVRLALARLSGAAHLQE from the coding sequence ATGAAACTGCTCGAACCCATCGTTGCCTGGCAAGCGGAACTCGCCGCCATCCGGCGCGACCTGCATGCCCATCCGGAATTGTGTTTCGAGGAATTCCGGACCGCCGACGTGGTGGCCGGCAAGCTCGAGGAATGGGGCATTCCCGTGCACCGCGGCCTGGGCGGCACCGGCGTGGTGGGCACCATCCGCGGCAATGGCCCGGGCACGCGGGCGATCGGCCTGCGCGCCGACATGGATGCCCTGCCGATGCAGGAAATCAACACGTTCGAGCACGCCAGCCGCCACCCGGGCAAGATGCACGCGTGCGGCCATGACGGCCATACGGCCATGCTGCTGGGCGCCGCCCGCTACCTGGCCCAGCACCGCGATTTCGACGGCACCATCTACGTGATCTTCCAGCCCGCCGAAGAACACGGCGGCGGGGCCAAGCGCATGATCGACGATGGACTGTTCCGCGAATTTCCCATGGAAGCGGTGTTCGGCATGCACAACTGGCCGGGCATGGCGCAGGGCGCCTTCGGGCTGACCGATGGACCCATCATGGCGTCCAGCAACGATTTCCGCATCACCATCACCGGCAAGGGATCGCATGCCGGCATGCCGCACCTGGGCATCGATCCGGTCATGACGGCGGTGCAGCTGGCGCAATCCCTGCAGACCATCATCACGCGCAACCGGAACCCGCTGGATGCCGCGGTGTTGAGCATCACGCAGATCCATGCGGGCAGTGCCGACAACGTCGTTCCCACGCAGGCCGTCATGCGCGGTACGGTGCGCACCTTCACGGTGGAGTCGCTGGACCTGATCGAGGAGCGCATGCGCGAAATCGCCGTGCATACCTGCGCGGCGCTCGCCTGCGAGGTGGATTTCGATTTCCAGCGCCACTACCCGCCCACCATCAATCACCGCGCGGAAGCCGCGGTATGCGCGCAGGTGATGCGCGACCTGGTGGGCGCGGACAACGTGAACGACCACGTGCAGCCTTCGATGGGCGCGGAAGACTTCGCTTTCATGCTGCAGGAAATCCCCGGCTGCTATGTCTGGATCGGCAATGGCTGGGGCGACCACCGCGTGGCGGGCCACGGCATGGGCCCCTGCATGCTGCATAACGGCAGCTACGATTTCAACGACGAATTGCTGGGGCTGGGCGCCACGTATTGGGTCCGGCTGGCGCTGGCGCGCCTGTCAGGCGCGGCACATCTCCAGGAATAG
- a CDS encoding methionine ABC transporter permease yields MSPQQLIDALTTSLLETLLMVGVSGGIAVLLGIPIGVVLVVTSRGAMLQRLAVNRVLAAVVNATRSLPFIILMVFIIPFTRLVAQTSIGTTAAIVPLSVAAIPFMARIAENALREVDPGLITAARAMGASPAQIIMKVLLPEALPGLVAGVMVTIVSLIGYSAMAGTIGGGGLGDLAIRYGYQRFQTEVMTAVVVVLIVLVQVMQSLGDWAVRRMSHR; encoded by the coding sequence ATGAGCCCGCAACAACTGATAGACGCACTGACCACTTCGCTGCTTGAAACGCTATTGATGGTCGGCGTGTCCGGCGGCATCGCGGTGCTGCTCGGCATCCCCATCGGCGTGGTGCTGGTGGTCACCAGCCGCGGCGCCATGCTGCAGCGGCTTGCCGTGAACCGCGTGCTGGCGGCCGTCGTCAATGCGACGCGGTCGCTGCCGTTCATCATCCTGATGGTCTTCATCATCCCCTTCACCCGCCTGGTCGCGCAGACGTCGATCGGCACGACGGCGGCCATCGTGCCGCTATCGGTCGCCGCCATCCCGTTCATGGCGCGCATCGCCGAAAACGCCTTGCGCGAGGTCGACCCCGGCCTGATCACGGCGGCCCGGGCGATGGGCGCGTCGCCCGCGCAGATCATCATGAAGGTGCTGCTGCCGGAAGCCTTGCCCGGTCTCGTGGCCGGCGTCATGGTCACCATCGTCAGCCTGATCGGCTATTCCGCGATGGCGGGCACCATCGGCGGGGGCGGCCTGGGCGACCTGGCGATCCGTTATGGCTACCAGCGCTTCCAGACCGAGGTCATGACGGCGGTGGTGGTCGTGCTGATCGTGCTGGTGCAGGTCATGCAGAGTCTTGGCGACTGGGCGGTCCGCCGCATGTCGCATCGTTAG
- the mnmC gene encoding FAD-dependent 5-carboxymethylaminomethyl-2-thiouridine(34) oxidoreductase MnmC gives MFESSSVAYRPLIPADPVIDAHGIAYSREYDDVYHPADGAWAQAGYVFLQGNGLPDRWRGRPAFTVCETGFGLGLNFLALWRAWRDDPQRPARLHMVSFEAHPLRPDDLATLLRRYAAGGPTAALASELLAQWPPLLPGVHRLEFEGGAVTLTLGFGDAATLVPALDFVADAFFLDGFAPDRNPGMWTPALMRALGAHAAAGATAATWCSAGTVRRGLQEAGFAVSKRRGFAGKVHMTVAVHPGARPDAAPPPSHVAVVGAGIAGASLAHALGLRGVPVMLFDAHPVSVHQGHVAAALTPLVARDDNARARLSRAGSHRAQARWRGLPAEARPWQCGTLQLSRDAGRAADAASVLRALAFPDAWVRGVDAAQASELAGLPLSRGGLYFAAGMLVRPPALIQALMAASGAAFVPAAVRRIEHRADLWRLYDDGGREIGQAAHVVLANAIGARDILAASELLHALPLVARMHALAGEVTLLPAAGLAGGPRCIVGGEGYLLPAVDGGCVAGSTYAHGAAVSLVTAEGQETNIAKAAGLLAPGAMRGFEASAGSLPGWAGWRAVLPGRLPAIGPVPHAPDVSLATGYASRGLSWAALAGDAIAAQLCGEPAVLESDLMAAIAPGRGAGGGRGG, from the coding sequence ATGTTCGAGTCCTCCAGTGTTGCTTATCGGCCCTTGATTCCCGCCGATCCCGTCATCGACGCGCACGGGATCGCGTACAGCCGCGAGTACGACGATGTCTATCACCCCGCCGATGGCGCCTGGGCGCAGGCGGGATATGTGTTCCTGCAGGGCAACGGCTTGCCGGACCGTTGGCGCGGGCGCCCCGCGTTCACCGTGTGTGAAACCGGTTTCGGGCTGGGCCTGAACTTCCTCGCGCTCTGGCGCGCCTGGCGCGACGATCCGCAGCGGCCGGCACGCCTGCATATGGTGTCGTTCGAGGCGCATCCCTTGCGCCCGGACGATCTGGCGACCCTGCTGCGCCGTTACGCCGCCGGCGGTCCCACGGCGGCGCTGGCGAGCGAACTCCTGGCGCAGTGGCCGCCCTTGCTGCCCGGCGTGCATCGACTGGAATTCGAGGGCGGGGCGGTGACGCTGACACTCGGCTTCGGCGACGCCGCCACCCTGGTGCCGGCGCTGGATTTCGTCGCCGACGCGTTCTTCCTGGACGGCTTCGCGCCGGACCGCAATCCCGGCATGTGGACGCCCGCGCTGATGCGGGCCCTGGGGGCCCATGCGGCGGCGGGCGCCACGGCCGCGACCTGGTGCAGCGCCGGCACCGTGCGCCGTGGCTTGCAGGAGGCCGGCTTCGCCGTGTCCAAGCGGCGTGGCTTCGCGGGCAAGGTCCACATGACGGTGGCCGTCCACCCGGGCGCGCGGCCGGATGCCGCGCCGCCGCCGTCCCACGTCGCGGTCGTCGGTGCGGGGATAGCCGGCGCCTCGCTGGCCCATGCGCTGGGCTTGCGTGGCGTACCCGTCATGCTGTTCGATGCGCATCCGGTATCGGTGCATCAAGGGCATGTGGCGGCCGCGCTGACCCCGCTCGTCGCGCGCGACGACAATGCGCGGGCGCGCCTGTCACGAGCCGGCAGCCATCGCGCGCAGGCCCGCTGGCGCGGTCTGCCCGCCGAGGCGCGTCCCTGGCAGTGCGGCACCCTGCAGCTGTCGCGCGACGCCGGCCGTGCCGCCGATGCCGCGTCGGTCCTGCGGGCGCTGGCGTTTCCGGACGCCTGGGTGCGCGGCGTCGACGCGGCACAGGCCAGCGAATTGGCCGGCCTGCCGCTGTCGCGCGGCGGCCTTTACTTCGCGGCCGGCATGCTGGTGCGCCCGCCCGCCCTGATCCAGGCCTTGATGGCCGCATCGGGTGCCGCGTTCGTGCCCGCCGCGGTCCGCCGCATCGAACATCGCGCGGACCTCTGGCGCCTGTACGACGACGGCGGCCGGGAGATCGGGCAGGCTGCCCACGTGGTGCTGGCCAATGCCATCGGCGCGCGCGACATCCTGGCGGCCAGCGAACTGCTCCATGCCTTGCCGCTGGTCGCCCGCATGCACGCCCTGGCGGGAGAAGTGACCTTGCTGCCGGCCGCCGGACTGGCTGGCGGTCCGCGCTGCATCGTCGGCGGTGAAGGCTATCTGCTGCCCGCCGTGGATGGCGGGTGCGTGGCCGGCAGTACCTATGCGCACGGCGCGGCCGTGAGCCTGGTAACGGCGGAGGGGCAGGAAACCAATATCGCCAAGGCGGCGGGGTTGCTCGCGCCAGGCGCGATGCGGGGGTTCGAGGCGTCCGCAGGGTCGCTGCCGGGCTGGGCGGGCTGGCGGGCCGTGCTGCCTGGCAGGCTGCCGGCCATCGGGCCGGTGCCGCATGCGCCGGATGTGTCCCTGGCCACGGGCTACGCATCGCGCGGATTGAGCTGGGCCGCCCTGGCGGGCGACGCCATTGCCGCGCAGCTGTGCGGCGAACCCGCCGTCCTGGAATCCGACCTGATGGCGGCGATCGCGCCGGGCCGTGGGGCGGGCGGCGGCAGGGGAGGCTGA
- a CDS encoding methionine ABC transporter ATP-binding protein, translating to MIHIKNLHKTYATPHGRFEALRGITLDIAQGEVFGIIGPSGAGKSTLVQCINLLERPDEGTIAIGDQCLTGLPEDQLRQQRRRIGMVFQGFNLLARRTVYGNVALPLEIAGVPRSDIPARVDRLLKLVGLEHLAHRYPAQISGGQKQRVGIARALANEPDVLLSDEATSALDPETTHTILTLLRDINRQTGVTVVMITHQMEVVREVCDRVAVLSEGQIVEMGSAAEIFATPRHDITKSMVSAATASDLTDATLSALRSRMRDAVAARPDTAVRLLRLSLGGSLGASGVISHLSRHFSLDVSLIQARIEDVQGIAVGTAFVLVQGAPQSLDQASNDLATRAVAVHELAHEPATTDRRTDHFAA from the coding sequence ATGATTCACATCAAAAACCTCCACAAGACCTATGCCACGCCACATGGCCGATTCGAAGCCCTGCGCGGCATTACCCTGGATATCGCGCAGGGTGAAGTCTTCGGGATCATCGGCCCCAGCGGGGCCGGCAAAAGCACCCTGGTCCAGTGCATCAACCTGCTGGAACGTCCTGACGAAGGCACCATCGCCATCGGCGACCAATGCCTGACGGGCCTGCCCGAGGACCAGTTGCGGCAGCAACGGCGCCGCATCGGCATGGTATTCCAGGGCTTCAACCTGCTGGCCCGCCGTACCGTCTATGGCAACGTGGCCCTGCCGCTGGAGATCGCCGGCGTGCCGAGAAGCGACATCCCCGCCCGTGTCGACCGCCTGTTGAAGCTGGTCGGCCTGGAGCATCTGGCTCATCGCTATCCGGCCCAGATCAGCGGCGGTCAGAAGCAGCGCGTCGGGATCGCGCGCGCGCTGGCCAATGAGCCGGATGTGCTGCTCAGCGACGAGGCCACGTCCGCGCTGGATCCCGAAACCACCCACACCATCCTCACGCTGCTGCGCGACATCAACCGCCAGACCGGCGTCACCGTCGTGATGATCACGCACCAGATGGAAGTGGTCCGTGAAGTCTGCGATCGCGTCGCGGTGCTGTCCGAAGGCCAGATCGTGGAAATGGGCAGCGCCGCCGAAATCTTCGCCACGCCGCGCCACGACATCACCAAGTCCATGGTGTCGGCGGCCACGGCCAGCGACCTGACGGATGCCACGCTGTCCGCCCTGCGATCGCGCATGCGCGACGCCGTCGCCGCGCGGCCGGACACCGCCGTGCGCCTGCTGCGGCTGTCGCTGGGCGGCAGCCTGGGCGCCAGCGGCGTGATCTCGCATCTTTCCCGCCATTTTTCTTTGGACGTCAGCCTGATCCAGGCCCGTATCGAGGACGTGCAGGGCATCGCCGTGGGAACGGCGTTCGTCCTGGTCCAAGGTGCGCCGCAGTCCCTGGACCAGGCCTCGAATGACCTGGCGACGCGCGCCGTCGCCGTACACGAGCTTGCACATGAGCCCGCAACAACTGATAGACGCACTGACCACTTCGCTGCTTGA
- a CDS encoding MetQ/NlpA family ABC transporter substrate-binding protein gives MKLNFIKIFAALAVAAGLGATASAYAQDKPLKVGVTGGPHAEIMEVVKEQAAKQGLKLQIVEFSDYVQPNVALAAGDLDVNSYQHQPYLDNANADRGYKLVSIAKTVIFPIGIYSKKVKSLDALKEGARIGIPNDPTNGGRALLLLQTQGLIKLKAGTGLKATPLDIAENPRKLRFIELDAAQLPRSLDDTDASAINTNFAMQAGLDPKKDAIAQEAPDSPYANVLAVREKDKDRPDLAKLVAAYHSQAVKDFIQTKYHGAVIAAW, from the coding sequence ATGAAGCTGAACTTCATCAAGATATTCGCCGCGCTGGCAGTCGCCGCCGGCCTGGGCGCCACGGCGTCCGCCTACGCGCAGGACAAGCCGCTGAAGGTCGGCGTCACGGGCGGCCCGCATGCCGAGATCATGGAGGTCGTGAAGGAACAGGCCGCCAAGCAAGGCCTGAAGCTGCAGATCGTCGAGTTCTCCGACTACGTGCAACCCAACGTCGCGCTCGCGGCGGGCGACCTGGACGTCAACAGCTACCAGCACCAGCCGTATCTGGACAACGCCAATGCGGATCGCGGCTACAAGCTGGTCAGCATCGCCAAGACCGTGATCTTTCCCATCGGCATCTACAGCAAGAAGGTGAAGAGCCTGGACGCGCTGAAGGAAGGCGCCCGCATCGGCATCCCCAACGACCCGACCAACGGCGGCCGCGCCCTGCTGCTGCTGCAGACCCAGGGCCTGATCAAGCTGAAGGCCGGCACCGGCCTGAAAGCCACGCCCCTGGACATCGCGGAAAATCCCCGCAAGCTGCGTTTCATCGAACTGGACGCCGCCCAGCTGCCGCGTTCGCTGGATGACACCGATGCGTCGGCGATCAACACCAACTTCGCCATGCAGGCCGGCCTGGATCCCAAGAAAGACGCCATCGCGCAGGAAGCGCCCGATTCGCCCTACGCCAACGTGCTGGCCGTGCGCGAGAAGGACAAGGACCGTCCGGACCTGGCCAAGCTCGTGGCCGCGTATCACTCGCAGGCGGTCAAGGACTTCATCCAGACCAAGTACCATGGCGCGGTGATCGCGGCCTGGTGA
- a CDS encoding AMP-binding protein: MQRPWLAEYPAGVPADVSVDAYVSLVDLLDRACERYASRVACTAMGTDIRYETLDRHARCFAGWLQSLGLQQGARVALMMPNVPAYLACMLGTLRAGHVLVNVNPLYKPAELQRQLLDSGAQVIVVLENFAHTLQDVADRGELKHVVVTAVGDLLGGVKETVVNLVARHVKKAVPQWRIEGALPLSRALAIGRRHGFEPPVLSMEDLAVLQYTGGTTGTPKGAMLTHRNLAINVLQTEAVAWPALHDVPGQLTIISALPLYHVFAMTVCGLYGMHAGMRNLLILNPRDQPALIKAWRDLPVNIFPGVNTLFNALANNPAFAALDFSALRLTFGGGMAVQGTVAERWRTMTGRPIIEGYGLSETAPVATVNPTNTLAFSGTIGLPVPSTDVAILDDRGDAVPEGQRGEVCIKGPQVMRGYWQRPQETREVMTADGYFRTGDIGTMDQRGYIRIVDRKKDMITVSGFKVYPNEVEEVIVSHPGVLEAAAIGVEDERSGEVVKVFIVPRDAALSQAEINAWCRERLTGYKCPREIELRTELPKSNVGKILRRELREAAALESATREPAAGQAAPCATAPREAAAR, from the coding sequence ATGCAGCGTCCATGGCTGGCCGAATATCCCGCCGGCGTGCCCGCAGACGTTTCGGTCGATGCCTATGTGTCGCTGGTCGACCTGCTGGATCGGGCCTGCGAACGCTACGCCAGCCGCGTGGCCTGCACGGCGATGGGCACGGATATCCGCTACGAGACGCTGGATCGCCACGCAAGGTGCTTCGCCGGATGGCTGCAATCGCTGGGGCTGCAACAGGGCGCCCGCGTGGCCCTGATGATGCCCAACGTCCCCGCCTACCTGGCCTGCATGCTGGGCACGCTGCGCGCGGGCCATGTGCTGGTCAATGTGAATCCGCTGTACAAGCCGGCCGAGCTGCAGCGGCAACTGCTGGACAGCGGCGCGCAGGTCATCGTCGTGCTGGAGAACTTCGCCCACACCCTGCAGGACGTCGCCGACCGTGGTGAACTGAAGCACGTCGTCGTCACCGCCGTGGGCGACCTGTTGGGCGGGGTCAAGGAAACGGTGGTGAATCTGGTGGCGCGGCACGTCAAGAAGGCCGTGCCGCAATGGCGGATCGAAGGCGCGCTGCCCCTGTCGCGGGCGCTGGCGATCGGCAGGCGCCACGGTTTCGAGCCGCCGGTGCTGTCCATGGAGGATCTGGCCGTCCTGCAGTACACCGGCGGCACCACCGGTACGCCCAAGGGGGCCATGCTCACGCATCGCAACCTGGCGATCAATGTGCTGCAAACCGAGGCCGTGGCCTGGCCGGCGCTGCACGACGTGCCTGGCCAGCTCACCATCATCAGCGCCTTGCCGCTGTATCACGTATTCGCGATGACGGTCTGCGGCCTGTATGGCATGCATGCCGGCATGCGCAACCTGCTCATACTGAATCCGCGCGACCAGCCCGCCTTGATCAAGGCCTGGCGCGATCTGCCGGTGAATATCTTCCCGGGCGTCAATACCCTGTTCAACGCGCTGGCCAACAATCCCGCGTTCGCCGCGCTGGACTTTTCCGCGCTGCGCCTGACGTTCGGCGGCGGCATGGCGGTGCAGGGCACCGTGGCGGAACGTTGGCGCACGATGACCGGGCGTCCCATCATCGAAGGCTATGGCCTGTCGGAAACGGCGCCGGTCGCCACGGTCAATCCCACCAATACCCTGGCGTTTTCCGGCACCATCGGGCTGCCCGTTCCGTCGACCGACGTCGCCATCCTGGACGATCGCGGCGATGCCGTGCCGGAAGGCCAGCGCGGCGAGGTCTGCATCAAGGGACCGCAGGTCATGCGGGGCTATTGGCAGCGTCCGCAGGAAACCCGCGAAGTCATGACGGCGGACGGCTATTTCCGTACGGGCGACATCGGTACGATGGACCAGCGCGGCTATATCCGCATCGTCGACCGCAAGAAGGACATGATCACCGTCTCCGGCTTCAAGGTTTATCCCAATGAAGTCGAGGAAGTCATCGTGTCCCATCCCGGCGTGCTCGAAGCGGCGGCGATCGGCGTGGAAGACGAACGGTCGGGCGAAGTGGTCAAGGTTTTCATCGTGCCGCGCGACGCGGCCCTGTCGCAAGCCGAGATCAATGCCTGGTGCCGCGAGAGGCTGACGGGCTACAAGTGTCCGCGCGAGATCGAGTTGCGCACCGAGCTGCCCAAAAGCAATGTCGGCAAGATCCTGCGGCGTGAACTGCGGGAAGCGGCGGCGCTGGAATCAGCTACCCGCGAACCCGCGGCCGGGCAAGCCGCCCCATGCGCAACCGCCCCGCGGGAGGCCGCCGCCCGCTAG
- a CDS encoding glycoside hydrolase family 31 protein — MPPKFDFAHTNQLESVELLTARPSRIDFDTGDGLRFVVEPHAPGVFRIRCGHPHALADDKPSAREKAIAEMLLARQEAVGEATIAPRDGGGWRIAQGDTALEIMTDPVRVALFKGDAQVFVSDDSEHAPGFGHNALDETDEAVWTVSFALDGDDRIYGLGETPGDLDRRDEHVVSDDPEHRALPLAWSPKGWGVYVNTVRRVQHALGAEPADSAYVVTMDGAVLDLFLFVGEPTEILNQYTALTGRAGQPVLWAMGVWLRQAEGEMATQTTALIERMRAQELPLDAVQLAPPAAWAFQADKPQLEWDAARFPDARQLFALFHKHHVHVCAPGFPGILRHTALFEELEDRGWLLARDDGNAQVFDGTAASAGQPFGLLDLTNRDVYALWAERQRQLIEDGLDAPACDIQLAIPDGITARGGESGPALRTIYPLLARRALFDAVAGHKVPPEGVVPSTDLFPAAQRLPWQSGPRVSNDWQGLEHTLRTALSIGASGLPVQVHAIGNAAAPTDAMTPELYLRWLTFGVFSSNLIFEGVEKLLPWAFGEETLAHARTWLQWRYRLIPYVLGAVEDAVRTGLPVQRSMAMAFPGDADAHAWDLQYLLGPALLVAPIVKPGNEVHVYLPKGEAWWDLNTGHRYEGGSVWTVTCDAGQYPVFGREGHMLCLGPAAHHTGEFNSARILDEVWMFGMPMHNPVVMRNKIRVMQMQGSSYIKGLEGLRILPSEGLEVKRRGAEVRISRAR; from the coding sequence GTGCCGCCCAAGTTCGATTTTGCGCATACAAACCAGCTCGAAAGCGTCGAGCTGTTGACCGCTCGCCCCAGCCGAATTGATTTCGATACGGGCGACGGTTTGCGTTTTGTGGTCGAGCCGCACGCGCCGGGCGTTTTCCGGATCCGCTGTGGACATCCGCACGCGTTGGCGGACGACAAGCCCAGCGCGCGTGAAAAGGCCATCGCCGAAATGCTGCTCGCCCGGCAGGAAGCCGTGGGAGAAGCCACGATCGCGCCGCGCGATGGCGGCGGCTGGCGTATCGCCCAGGGCGACACCGCGCTGGAAATCATGACCGATCCGGTGCGCGTGGCGCTGTTCAAGGGCGACGCCCAGGTCTTCGTGTCGGATGACTCCGAGCATGCGCCCGGCTTCGGCCACAACGCGCTGGACGAAACGGACGAAGCCGTCTGGACCGTCAGTTTCGCGCTGGATGGCGACGACCGAATCTATGGCCTGGGAGAAACCCCGGGCGATCTGGATCGCCGCGACGAACACGTCGTCTCCGACGATCCCGAGCACCGCGCGCTGCCGCTCGCATGGAGCCCCAAGGGTTGGGGTGTCTACGTCAATACCGTTCGGCGCGTACAGCACGCGCTTGGCGCGGAGCCGGCCGACAGCGCCTATGTCGTCACGATGGACGGCGCGGTGCTGGACCTGTTCCTCTTCGTCGGCGAACCCACCGAAATCCTGAACCAATACACCGCCTTGACCGGCCGCGCCGGCCAGCCCGTGCTGTGGGCCATGGGAGTCTGGCTGCGCCAGGCCGAAGGCGAAATGGCCACGCAGACCACCGCGCTGATCGAACGCATGCGCGCCCAGGAACTGCCGCTGGATGCCGTGCAGCTGGCTCCGCCAGCCGCCTGGGCATTCCAGGCCGACAAGCCGCAGCTCGAATGGGACGCCGCGCGCTTTCCCGATGCGCGCCAGTTGTTCGCCTTGTTCCACAAGCATCACGTGCACGTGTGCGCGCCCGGATTCCCGGGCATCCTGCGCCACACGGCCCTGTTCGAGGAACTGGAAGACCGCGGCTGGCTGCTGGCCCGCGACGACGGCAATGCCCAGGTATTCGATGGCACCGCCGCATCGGCGGGACAGCCTTTCGGCCTGCTGGACCTGACCAACCGCGACGTCTACGCCTTGTGGGCCGAACGGCAGCGCCAGTTGATCGAAGACGGCCTGGACGCGCCGGCCTGTGACATCCAGCTGGCCATACCCGACGGCATCACCGCGCGGGGCGGCGAATCGGGCCCGGCGCTCCGCACCATCTATCCGCTGCTGGCCCGGCGCGCCCTGTTCGACGCCGTCGCCGGCCACAAGGTGCCGCCGGAAGGCGTGGTGCCCAGCACCGACCTGTTTCCCGCGGCGCAACGCCTGCCGTGGCAGAGCGGTCCGCGCGTCAGCAACGATTGGCAGGGCCTGGAGCACACGCTGCGCACCGCCTTGTCGATCGGCGCCAGCGGCCTGCCCGTGCAAGTCCATGCCATCGGCAACGCCGCGGCCCCGACCGACGCGATGACGCCGGAGCTCTACCTGCGCTGGCTGACCTTCGGCGTCTTTTCGTCCAACCTGATCTTCGAAGGCGTCGAAAAGCTGCTGCCCTGGGCCTTCGGTGAAGAAACCCTTGCGCATGCGCGCACCTGGCTGCAATGGCGCTATCGCCTGATCCCTTATGTGCTGGGCGCGGTGGAAGACGCCGTGCGTACCGGCCTGCCGGTCCAGCGCTCCATGGCCATGGCCTTCCCCGGCGACGCGGATGCGCACGCCTGGGACCTGCAGTATCTGCTCGGTCCCGCGCTGCTGGTCGCGCCCATCGTCAAGCCCGGCAACGAGGTCCATGTATACCTGCCCAAGGGCGAAGCCTGGTGGGATCTGAACACCGGCCATCGTTACGAAGGCGGCTCGGTCTGGACCGTGACGTGCGATGCCGGCCAATACCCGGTATTCGGCCGCGAAGGCCATATGCTGTGCCTGGGACCGGCCGCGCATCACACGGGCGAATTCAATTCCGCCCGTATCCTCGATGAGGTCTGGATGTTCGGCATGCCCATGCACAATCCCGTGGTCATGCGCAACAAGATCCGGGTCATGCAAATGCAGGGTTCCAGCTATATCAAGGGCCTGGAAGGCCTGCGCATCCTTCCTTCCGAAGGGCTGGAGGTCAAGCGTCGCGGCGCGGAAGTCCGGATTTCCCGGGCCCGCTGA
- a CDS encoding inositol monophosphatase family protein, protein MQPSAQATSHQVPMDLCAALDAAVNAAHAGAAILQSYAHHRADLVIDRKARNDLVSQADREAEAAVIEVLRERTPQYGIVAEETGGKVEGEATWYIDPLDGTTNFLHGIPHYAVSIALIARAGAKVDGGAPLAADTPVVGVVYDPCREELFNAIHGVGAWLNGHRIACSRTPSLDDAVLATGFPFRDFSFAQQYMPTLHDAINQTRGVRRLGAAALDLAWTAAGRYDGYWEMGLAPWDVAAGTVIVREAGGVAEDMHGVDSWPIGGYVVSGNKDVAAALKAMIAPHLTGKTAG, encoded by the coding sequence ATGCAACCCTCCGCGCAAGCCACTTCCCATCAAGTGCCCATGGATCTGTGCGCAGCCCTGGATGCCGCGGTCAACGCCGCGCACGCCGGGGCCGCGATCCTGCAATCCTACGCGCATCACCGTGCCGACCTGGTCATCGACCGCAAGGCGCGCAACGACCTGGTGTCCCAGGCGGATCGGGAAGCCGAAGCCGCCGTCATCGAAGTCCTGCGCGAGCGCACGCCGCAGTACGGCATCGTGGCCGAGGAAACCGGCGGCAAGGTCGAGGGCGAGGCCACCTGGTATATCGATCCGCTGGACGGCACCACGAACTTCCTGCATGGGATTCCGCACTACGCGGTGTCCATCGCTTTGATCGCGCGCGCGGGAGCCAAGGTGGACGGCGGCGCGCCGCTGGCCGCGGATACCCCTGTCGTGGGCGTCGTCTACGACCCCTGCCGCGAAGAACTGTTCAACGCCATCCATGGCGTCGGCGCATGGCTGAACGGCCATCGCATCGCCTGTTCGCGCACGCCTTCGCTGGACGACGCGGTGTTGGCGACGGGATTCCCGTTCCGGGACTTTTCGTTCGCGCAGCAATACATGCCCACGCTGCACGATGCCATCAACCAGACCCGCGGCGTGCGCCGGCTGGGCGCCGCCGCGCTGGACCTGGCGTGGACGGCGGCGGGCCGCTATGACGGCTATTGGGAAATGGGCCTGGCGCCCTGGGATGTCGCCGCGGGCACGGTCATCGTGCGCGAAGCCGGCGGCGTGGCGGAAGACATGCATGGCGTCGACAGCTGGCCCATCGGCGGCTACGTGGTGTCCGGCAACAAGGACGTCGCCGCCGCGTTGAAAGCCATGATCGCGCCGCACCTGACCGGGAAAACGGCGGGCTGA